The Pseudodesulfovibrio sp. zrk46 genome contains a region encoding:
- a CDS encoding MBOAT family protein: MLFSQIEFFIFFVLVLTFLGVVKNNTTRKVFLLGASYYFYSYWDYRFLSLILISTLVDFCVGLGLEKYRDALTRRVLLIVSISVNLGLLVFFKYYNFFIDSFAPAFQMIGLHPGTLDIILPVGISFYTFQTLSYSIDVYRGRLKTTKSLLDFALFVSFFPQLVAGPIVRASHFLPQLEEARSTRWDDFYQGARQFVFGLGKKVLIADRLATFVDPVFASPELYSSGTLWLAAASYSLQIYFDFSGYSDMAIGVARCMGYDLGKNFNFPYLSRSLSEFWQRWHISLSSWVRDYLYIPLGGSRCGLARNCFNLMLTMVVMGAWHGAAWTFVAWGALHGFGQVAARLKMAIVGRNEGEVGGGVKLANWAGTMLFVLVGWILFRAETFGHAKVMVERMLVLSDGVRWMPAFAIYAIIGTAVIHLVELSGRMSWFFLKEEKWYAPALLLSIVWAVILFQPKGFSPFIYFQF; encoded by the coding sequence ATGTTGTTCTCCCAAATTGAGTTCTTTATCTTTTTCGTCCTGGTGTTGACCTTTCTTGGTGTCGTGAAAAACAACACCACTCGGAAGGTATTTCTTCTGGGGGCCAGCTATTATTTCTACAGCTACTGGGATTATAGATTCTTATCGCTTATCCTGATTTCAACGCTGGTTGATTTTTGCGTAGGACTGGGACTCGAGAAATACAGGGATGCCTTGACTCGCAGGGTGCTTTTGATCGTGAGCATAAGTGTTAATCTCGGGCTGCTGGTTTTTTTCAAATACTATAATTTCTTTATTGACTCATTCGCCCCGGCATTCCAGATGATTGGGTTGCACCCCGGTACGCTGGATATCATCCTTCCAGTTGGTATTTCCTTCTATACATTCCAAACCTTGTCCTACTCCATAGACGTTTACAGAGGGCGCCTCAAGACCACGAAGAGCTTGTTGGATTTTGCTTTGTTCGTCAGCTTTTTCCCACAGCTTGTCGCAGGTCCCATTGTGCGTGCCTCCCATTTTCTACCTCAGTTGGAGGAGGCAAGAAGCACACGCTGGGATGACTTCTACCAAGGGGCAAGGCAGTTTGTTTTTGGACTGGGCAAGAAAGTGCTTATTGCGGATCGGTTGGCTACTTTTGTTGATCCGGTTTTTGCTTCGCCAGAGCTCTATAGTTCCGGCACCTTGTGGCTCGCTGCGGCAAGCTATTCACTCCAGATCTATTTCGATTTCTCCGGGTACTCGGATATGGCTATCGGTGTCGCGAGATGCATGGGGTATGATCTGGGTAAGAACTTCAATTTCCCATATCTTTCACGTTCCTTGTCGGAGTTCTGGCAAAGATGGCACATCTCCCTTTCCTCATGGGTGCGCGACTATTTGTATATCCCGTTGGGAGGAAGCAGGTGTGGGCTTGCTCGTAATTGCTTCAATCTCATGCTGACCATGGTGGTGATGGGAGCCTGGCATGGTGCTGCTTGGACGTTTGTTGCCTGGGGCGCCCTTCATGGTTTTGGTCAAGTGGCCGCAAGACTGAAGATGGCCATTGTGGGTAGAAACGAAGGAGAAGTGGGGGGCGGAGTAAAGTTGGCGAATTGGGCCGGAACAATGTTGTTTGTGTTGGTCGGATGGATTTTGTTCCGTGCGGAAACATTCGGGCATGCAAAGGTGATGGTGGAGAGAATGCTGGTACTGTCGGATGGAGTGCGGTGGATGCCTGCTTTTGCGATATATGCAATAATAGGGACCGCTGTGATTCATTTAGTAGAGCTTTCAGGGCGAATGTCCTGGTTTTTTCTTAAAGAAGAAAAATGGTATGCTCCGGCTCTATTGCTCTCCATTGTGTGGGCTGTCATATTATTTCAGCCCAAAGGATTTAGCCCTTTTATTTATTTCCAGTTTTAA
- a CDS encoding YkgJ family cysteine cluster protein: MQNEYENNDICKRCGECCRKGGPALHKEDMPLIEDGTIELANIVTLRPGERAYDQIAMSVRPLEAEILKIKGRDGRWTCHFYSPEGCSCGIYESRPVECEKLFCGDIGPLRDIYNQDRLTRHDLLPEGHPLLELVEEHDAKCPPIGMEEIAKKAREGDAEAGRELKEMVTYDMEIRRLVVEKAGISQEMTEFLFGRPLKTLLLTMNIKVYEMGDSIRFSFAQGE; encoded by the coding sequence TTGCAAAACGAGTACGAAAACAACGACATCTGTAAGCGTTGCGGCGAATGCTGCCGCAAGGGCGGCCCAGCCCTTCATAAGGAAGATATGCCCCTCATCGAGGACGGCACTATCGAACTAGCCAATATCGTTACACTTCGCCCCGGCGAACGGGCTTACGATCAGATCGCCATGAGCGTCCGCCCCCTCGAAGCTGAGATACTCAAAATCAAGGGACGCGACGGCCGCTGGACATGTCATTTTTATAGCCCTGAGGGGTGCAGTTGCGGCATCTACGAGTCGCGTCCGGTAGAATGTGAAAAATTGTTCTGTGGTGATATTGGTCCGCTTCGCGACATCTACAATCAGGATCGACTCACCCGCCACGATCTTCTTCCCGAAGGCCACCCTCTCCTCGAGTTGGTCGAGGAGCACGACGCCAAATGTCCTCCCATCGGCATGGAAGAGATCGCCAAGAAGGCGCGTGAAGGTGACGCCGAAGCAGGTCGAGAGCTCAAGGAGATGGTAACCTACGACATGGAGATCCGCCGACTCGTCGTGGAAAAGGCCGGCATATCTCAAGAGATGACCGAATTCCTTTTCGGCCGCCCCTTGAAGACCCTGCTGCTCACCATGAACATTAAAGTATATGAAATGGGCGACTCCATCCGGTTCAGCTTCGCCCAGGGAGAATAG
- the dsrA gene encoding dissimilatory-type sulfite reductase subunit alpha — protein sequence MAKHKTPLLDQLESGPWPSFVSDIKQEAANRAKNEKGIDYQVAVDCPEDLLGVLEMSYTDGETHWKHGGIVGVFGYGGGVIGRYCDQPEMFPGVAHFHTVRVAQPAGMWYTTDFLRGIMDIWDLRGSGLTNMHGATGDIVMLGTSTPQLEEIFWELTHNMDVDLGGSGSNLRTPAACMGMSRCQYACYDSQELCYNLTQEYQDELHRPAFPYKFKFKFDGCPNGCVASIARSDLSFIGTWKDPIKVDQEKVAAYVGGEIAPNAGAHAGRDWGAFDIQKEVIDLCPSQCISYEDGKLVMDHKECVRCMHCINTMPQALRIGDERGCSILCGAKAPILDGPQMGSLLVPFVEVNKDDDFQAIKDIVENVWDWWMDEGKNRERIGETMKRLGFAALADAVGIDADPRHVQEPRHNPYIFWKAEDVTGGWERDIADFRKRHQR from the coding sequence ATGGCGAAACACAAGACTCCTCTGTTGGATCAGCTGGAAAGCGGCCCGTGGCCCAGCTTCGTATCCGACATCAAACAGGAGGCAGCTAACCGAGCCAAGAACGAGAAAGGCATTGATTATCAGGTAGCAGTGGACTGCCCTGAAGATCTGCTCGGCGTTCTTGAAATGTCTTACACCGATGGTGAAACTCACTGGAAACACGGCGGCATCGTCGGCGTTTTCGGTTACGGCGGCGGCGTTATTGGCCGTTACTGTGACCAGCCCGAGATGTTCCCCGGTGTTGCTCACTTCCATACCGTTCGCGTGGCTCAGCCCGCTGGTATGTGGTACACCACTGATTTCCTTCGCGGTATCATGGACATCTGGGACCTCCGCGGTTCCGGTCTGACCAACATGCATGGCGCCACTGGCGACATCGTTATGCTCGGTACTTCCACCCCGCAGCTCGAAGAAATCTTCTGGGAACTGACCCACAACATGGACGTTGACCTTGGTGGTTCCGGTTCCAACCTGCGTACTCCTGCTGCTTGCATGGGTATGTCTCGCTGCCAGTACGCCTGTTACGACTCTCAGGAGCTGTGCTACAATCTGACCCAGGAATACCAGGACGAACTTCACCGTCCCGCATTCCCCTACAAGTTCAAGTTCAAGTTCGACGGTTGCCCGAATGGTTGCGTAGCTTCCATCGCCCGTTCCGACCTGTCCTTCATCGGTACCTGGAAAGATCCCATTAAGGTCGACCAGGAAAAGGTCGCTGCCTACGTTGGCGGTGAGATCGCTCCTAACGCTGGCGCTCACGCCGGTCGTGACTGGGGTGCATTTGACATCCAGAAAGAAGTCATCGACCTGTGTCCGTCCCAGTGCATCTCCTACGAAGATGGCAAGCTGGTCATGGATCACAAAGAGTGTGTCCGTTGCATGCACTGCATCAACACCATGCCTCAGGCCCTGCGCATCGGCGACGAGCGCGGCTGCTCCATCCTCTGTGGTGCAAAGGCCCCGATCCTCGACGGTCCCCAGATGGGTTCCCTGCTCGTACCCTTCGTTGAAGTCAACAAGGACGACGACTTCCAGGCCATCAAAGACATCGTTGAAAACGTTTGGGACTGGTGGATGGACGAAGGTAAGAACCGTGAGCGTATCGGTGAGACCATGAAGCGTCTCGGCTTTGCCGCTCTGGCAGATGCTGTCGGCATTGATGCTGACCCGCGCCACGTTCAGGAGCCCCGTCACAACCCCTACATCTTCTGGAAAGCTGAAGATGTTACCGGTGGTTGGGAACGCGACATCGCTGACTTCCGTAAACGCCACCAGCGCTAA
- the dsrB gene encoding dissimilatory-type sulfite reductase subunit beta — MAFISSGYNPEKPMEGRISDIGPRHFTDFLPPVIAKNFGKWDYHEILEPGMLCHTAESGDKVYTVRCGAARLMSVTMIREICDIADKFCGGHLRFTTRNNIEFMVETLEEAQALRDFLNEQKFEAGSYKFPVGGTGAGVTNIVHTQGWIHCHTPATDASGTVKVTMDACFDDFKDMKLPAPVRISMACCLNMCGAVHCSDIAILGVHRKPPIIDHEYLDNLCEIPLAVASCPTGAVRPSKVELDGKTYKTVAIKEERCMFCGNCYTMCPSLPLSDGEGDGIAIMVGGKISNRITKPAFSKVVVPFIPNETPNWPTMTKVIKKILDTYAADANKYERLGDWANRIGWERFFEKCELEFSSHLIDDFRDPAYYTWRQTTQFKW, encoded by the coding sequence ATGGCTTTCATTTCTTCCGGATACAATCCTGAAAAACCGATGGAAGGTCGTATCTCTGATATCGGCCCCCGCCACTTCACGGATTTCCTTCCCCCGGTTATCGCCAAGAACTTCGGCAAGTGGGACTACCACGAGATCCTCGAGCCGGGCATGCTGTGCCACACCGCCGAATCCGGCGATAAGGTCTACACCGTCCGTTGCGGTGCTGCCCGTCTGATGTCCGTCACCATGATCCGCGAGATCTGTGACATCGCAGATAAGTTCTGCGGCGGACACCTGCGTTTCACCACTCGTAACAACATCGAGTTCATGGTTGAAACCCTTGAAGAAGCTCAAGCTCTTCGTGACTTCCTGAACGAACAGAAGTTCGAAGCTGGCTCTTACAAGTTCCCCGTCGGTGGTACCGGTGCTGGTGTTACCAACATCGTTCACACCCAGGGTTGGATTCACTGCCACACCCCCGCAACTGATGCTTCCGGTACCGTTAAGGTCACCATGGATGCATGCTTTGACGACTTCAAAGACATGAAGCTGCCCGCTCCCGTGCGCATCTCCATGGCTTGCTGTCTGAACATGTGTGGTGCTGTACACTGCTCCGACATCGCTATCCTCGGTGTCCACCGCAAGCCGCCCATCATCGACCACGAATACCTGGACAACCTGTGCGAAATCCCGCTGGCCGTCGCTTCCTGCCCGACCGGTGCTGTTCGTCCGTCCAAGGTTGAGCTCGATGGCAAAACCTACAAGACCGTCGCAATTAAGGAAGAGCGCTGCATGTTCTGTGGTAACTGCTACACCATGTGCCCCTCCCTGCCTCTGTCTGACGGTGAAGGCGACGGTATCGCCATCATGGTCGGTGGTAAGATCTCCAACCGTATCACCAAGCCTGCCTTCTCCAAGGTCGTTGTTCCGTTCATCCCGAACGAAACTCCGAACTGGCCCACCATGACCAAGGTGATCAAGAAGATCCTCGACACCTACGCAGCCGATGCTAACAAGTACGAGCGCCTGGGTGACTGGGCTAATCGTATCGGTTGGGAACGTTTCTTCGAGAAGTGTGAGCTGGAATTCTCCTCTCACCTGATCGATGACTTCCGTGACCCGGCTTACTACACCTGGCGTCAGACCACTCAGTTCAAGTGGTAA
- a CDS encoding dissimilatory sulfite reductase D family protein, whose product MALDVEAAKAEIIAFCESKSKSKSKFYFNDFTKLFPEEKSRAVKKILTALVQEEKMVFWSSGSTTMYGLAGAGKQAEAEGE is encoded by the coding sequence ATGGCACTCGACGTTGAAGCCGCAAAGGCTGAAATCATTGCTTTTTGCGAATCCAAGTCTAAAAGCAAATCTAAGTTCTACTTCAATGACTTCACCAAGCTTTTCCCGGAAGAGAAGAGCCGTGCAGTCAAGAAGATCCTGACCGCTCTGGTTCAGGAAGAAAAGATGGTGTTCTGGTCCTCCGGTTCCACCACCATGTACGGCCTTGCCGGTGCCGGCAAGCAGGCCGAAGCCGAGGGCGAATAG
- a CDS encoding cobyrinate a,c-diamide synthase: MSNSLPRFILAGLSGGTGKTIVSLALTRAFKRRGLAVAPFKKGPDYIDAKWLGIAAGRNCSNLDPYFHTDEVIRSLFWHKSEGLDIAIIEGNRGLFDGKDEHGSCSTAELSRQLDAPVILTIDCTKMTRTVAAVIQGCTMFEPGLKLAGVILNRTAGQRHRSVLKKSIETHTDVPVLGMLPKISQNPIPERHMGLMSDQEYDGSDYGDEQKALDSLAEMAEEWLDLDAIEKVARTASDFGAVPPPVYSGEPAEKQVRIGYVHDAALWFYYPENLEALEHAGAELVRLSILSDEPWPEIDGLYLGGGFPEVFAERIAANKGVLSQIKSLSDAGKPIYAECGGFMVLCDTLEYEGRNYPMAGVFPVGTTFCPKPQGLGYTEAVADKDTVFYPKGTTVLGHEFHYSVCVAESDLNAEFAMKMARGKGILNGRDGLLSKNTFAGYNHIHALAVPGWAERFVSAASK; this comes from the coding sequence GTGTCCAATTCTCTCCCCAGATTCATCCTTGCTGGCCTCTCTGGCGGTACAGGAAAGACAATTGTTTCCTTGGCCTTAACGCGCGCATTCAAGCGTCGTGGGTTAGCTGTGGCTCCTTTCAAGAAAGGGCCAGACTACATTGATGCGAAATGGCTTGGCATTGCTGCCGGTCGCAATTGCTCCAATCTTGACCCATATTTCCACACAGATGAAGTGATTCGGTCGTTGTTCTGGCACAAGTCAGAAGGGCTCGATATTGCCATCATCGAGGGCAATCGCGGCCTGTTTGACGGCAAAGATGAGCACGGATCGTGCTCCACAGCAGAGTTGTCCAGACAGTTGGATGCGCCGGTCATTTTGACCATAGATTGCACAAAGATGACACGTACCGTGGCTGCAGTGATACAAGGGTGCACCATGTTTGAGCCGGGCCTTAAGCTCGCTGGTGTTATTCTTAATCGGACTGCAGGTCAGCGGCATCGCTCCGTCTTGAAGAAGAGCATTGAAACCCACACCGATGTGCCCGTATTAGGTATGTTGCCGAAGATTTCACAGAATCCAATCCCAGAAAGGCACATGGGGCTCATGTCCGATCAGGAGTATGATGGCAGCGACTACGGAGATGAGCAGAAAGCACTCGATTCTTTAGCTGAGATGGCAGAAGAGTGGTTGGATCTCGATGCAATTGAAAAGGTGGCCCGTACTGCATCCGATTTTGGTGCGGTGCCGCCACCTGTCTACAGCGGCGAGCCTGCAGAGAAGCAAGTTCGTATCGGATATGTTCATGACGCTGCTTTGTGGTTTTACTACCCGGAGAACCTTGAAGCCTTGGAACATGCCGGTGCGGAACTCGTTCGACTCTCGATTTTGTCTGACGAGCCTTGGCCGGAGATTGATGGACTCTATCTGGGAGGTGGCTTTCCTGAGGTCTTCGCTGAACGTATCGCCGCTAATAAGGGTGTGCTGAGCCAGATCAAGTCCCTTTCTGATGCAGGCAAGCCGATCTATGCTGAGTGCGGAGGCTTCATGGTCCTGTGCGACACCCTTGAGTACGAAGGGCGCAACTACCCGATGGCAGGTGTCTTTCCTGTGGGGACTACGTTCTGTCCCAAGCCGCAAGGACTGGGCTATACAGAGGCTGTAGCTGACAAAGATACAGTGTTCTACCCTAAGGGAACTACTGTGCTCGGCCACGAATTTCATTACTCCGTCTGTGTGGCGGAGAGCGATCTGAATGCTGAATTCGCCATGAAGATGGCGCGAGGAAAAGGCATCCTCAATGGTCGCGACGGCCTGCTTTCGAAAAACACATTTGCAGGGTATAACCACATCCACGCACTCGCAGTGCCCGGCTGGGCAGAGCGTTTTGTGAGTGCGGCTAGCAAATAG
- a CDS encoding STT3 domain-containing protein produces MNIKETYETFLESKAKSFSWANDWRWMSICCLCIYAAVLALRVSFAGRWDNELLWVGGERLLSTHDAYFWLAKAKGLGSLVGYPLAEAAKIISEWTGASLGTVGFWAPAFLGALVAVVCALWGWLLAGREAAIFAGLAGALTPGFFYRSRLGYFDTDLFTLLGPLVVAWMLAYWSELHTKRGWFLGSRTNDEREFSPLKSMSMALVFGLVTRFVCLWHYDIQNMSVCYFLLTLMVVVVNSVPERRAWGLWSLAIYLIAAFPGTVYGGPGYWFVKELLHLDSYWALFYIAMAVVVMAGCWFADSRNVALVSNLWVACAGLFVFILLTGVVNSPVIATLDKLGDYFNHIAVSSSGGGAVEGPAFPSILQSVIEAKLIPLSEILERGAFNSFVGGVALLLALPIVVLRPAAIFLLPLIVLQLLGIKMGVRFSMFGGAAMMVCLGVGVYWASELVLKKFAWKQWGHIGIQVALGIIVLLYCHAQYSKQPLTPVITKSHAEALQILEKISPADSRVWTWWDWGYATQYYAGRVTTIDGGEHSGQDVFPTALVMSTHSPQQASQLIGAYSTFKTKNLWKGQSGAQMMGAIDQMKNSEKTYAFRAPQYIVVTWKDLTISKWITFYGNWNLATGDTKQARLSNFAPGQLGFNIKKGAVLNRDGGGGLVSDITILSEQGVDKKEYYLNKLSPQLLPRTRHLLINEVSRQSVLMDRTAYRSLLTRLLTGDADDPEISKYFKLVVDKLPFVRIYEVVQ; encoded by the coding sequence ATGAATATAAAAGAGACGTATGAAACCTTTCTGGAGTCCAAAGCAAAGAGTTTCTCTTGGGCTAACGATTGGCGTTGGATGTCCATTTGTTGTTTATGTATTTATGCTGCTGTATTGGCGCTGAGAGTTTCATTTGCTGGTCGGTGGGATAACGAACTTCTTTGGGTTGGAGGCGAGCGACTCCTCTCCACTCATGATGCTTATTTTTGGTTAGCAAAAGCTAAGGGGCTCGGCTCTCTGGTTGGGTATCCCTTGGCGGAAGCTGCCAAGATTATCAGCGAATGGACCGGCGCGAGTCTCGGTACCGTAGGATTCTGGGCTCCCGCCTTCTTAGGGGCTTTGGTTGCGGTTGTGTGTGCTCTTTGGGGTTGGCTGTTGGCTGGGCGTGAAGCCGCAATTTTTGCAGGACTAGCAGGGGCACTCACTCCCGGATTCTTTTATCGTTCCCGTTTAGGATACTTTGACACCGACTTATTCACGCTGCTGGGCCCCTTGGTGGTCGCGTGGATGCTTGCCTATTGGAGCGAGCTTCATACCAAACGTGGTTGGTTTTTAGGCTCCCGGACTAATGATGAGAGAGAGTTCTCCCCCCTTAAGTCCATGAGCATGGCATTAGTCTTTGGTTTGGTAACCCGGTTCGTTTGCCTTTGGCACTATGATATTCAGAATATGAGTGTGTGCTACTTCCTGCTTACACTTATGGTTGTCGTAGTTAATAGCGTTCCTGAGCGAAGAGCATGGGGCTTGTGGAGCTTGGCGATATATTTGATCGCTGCTTTCCCTGGTACTGTATACGGCGGCCCAGGGTATTGGTTTGTCAAGGAGCTCCTCCATCTGGATTCTTACTGGGCACTATTTTATATCGCTATGGCTGTTGTTGTTATGGCTGGCTGCTGGTTTGCTGATTCCCGAAACGTTGCCCTCGTCAGTAATCTTTGGGTTGCTTGTGCAGGACTGTTTGTTTTCATCCTGTTGACAGGTGTTGTTAATTCGCCCGTTATTGCAACCCTTGATAAGCTTGGTGATTATTTTAATCATATTGCGGTATCTTCTAGTGGCGGTGGAGCGGTTGAAGGCCCTGCATTCCCGTCAATTTTACAGAGTGTCATTGAGGCCAAGCTGATTCCCTTATCTGAGATACTTGAACGTGGGGCATTCAATTCGTTTGTCGGTGGAGTGGCTCTCTTGCTAGCCTTGCCGATTGTTGTATTGCGACCTGCTGCAATCTTCTTACTTCCTCTGATCGTTCTCCAATTACTTGGAATTAAGATGGGTGTTCGTTTCTCCATGTTTGGTGGCGCAGCCATGATGGTGTGCCTCGGTGTGGGAGTCTACTGGGCATCTGAACTGGTCTTGAAAAAGTTTGCGTGGAAGCAATGGGGACACATAGGGATACAAGTAGCGTTGGGGATTATCGTGCTTTTGTACTGTCATGCCCAATATTCCAAGCAGCCTTTGACCCCTGTTATTACGAAGAGCCATGCGGAGGCGTTGCAAATTCTAGAGAAGATCAGTCCTGCTGATAGTCGTGTATGGACTTGGTGGGATTGGGGATACGCTACTCAGTATTATGCAGGACGAGTTACGACGATCGACGGTGGTGAACATTCAGGTCAGGATGTCTTCCCAACCGCTTTAGTCATGAGTACTCATTCGCCACAACAGGCAAGTCAATTGATCGGAGCGTATTCGACGTTTAAAACAAAGAATCTATGGAAAGGTCAATCCGGTGCGCAGATGATGGGCGCCATAGACCAGATGAAGAATTCTGAGAAAACCTACGCATTCAGAGCGCCTCAGTATATCGTTGTCACCTGGAAAGACCTTACCATTTCGAAATGGATAACCTTTTACGGTAATTGGAATCTGGCGACTGGCGACACCAAGCAGGCAAGATTGAGCAATTTTGCTCCAGGCCAGTTAGGTTTCAATATTAAGAAAGGCGCAGTCTTGAACCGCGATGGTGGTGGTGGGCTTGTCAGTGACATCACAATACTTAGCGAGCAAGGCGTCGATAAGAAAGAGTATTACTTGAACAAATTGTCTCCTCAGCTGCTGCCTAGAACGAGGCATTTGTTGATTAATGAAGTTTCCAGACAGAGCGTTCTTATGGATCGAACTGCATACCGAAGTCTGTTGACCCGATTATTGACGGGCGATGCCGACGATCCTGAAATCAGTAAATACTTTAAGTTAGTCGTTGATAAATTACCCTTTGTACGAATCTACGAAGTGGTTCAATAA
- a CDS encoding DegT/DnrJ/EryC1/StrS family aminotransferase: MSIPFIDLKAQYKLVEDSVKSGIDGVLEHGAYVMGPEIKDLEERLSSFSAVRHAVGCASGTDALIMALMALEVGPGDAVFTTPFTFMATAEAIALLGATPVFVDVDPVTFNIDPDALRRSIRDFKENNAELTPKGIIAVDLFGQPADYDRIEPLAQNNGMFLIVDAAQSFGATYKGKPVCSLGDMACTSFFPAKPLGCYGDGGMVFAQNDELHKLLVSIRVHGMGEDRYENVRLGINGRLDSMQAAVLLAKFEIFPDEIEKRQAAAGRYNELLDGIDGVTVPTVPEGNTSVWAQYSLLARDTEHREELMGKLKEVNIPSVIYYPKPLHLQKAFANLGYSEGDLPVCENLASRIFSLPMHPYLEAEDQETIAKVLKG, from the coding sequence ATGAGTATTCCTTTCATCGATCTGAAAGCACAGTACAAACTCGTCGAAGACTCCGTGAAAAGCGGTATCGACGGCGTGTTGGAGCACGGTGCATATGTTATGGGCCCTGAAATTAAGGACTTGGAAGAAAGGCTTTCGAGCTTTTCTGCTGTTCGTCACGCTGTTGGCTGCGCTTCCGGCACCGATGCGTTGATTATGGCTCTTATGGCTTTGGAAGTTGGTCCGGGGGATGCGGTTTTTACTACCCCGTTTACTTTCATGGCAACGGCAGAAGCCATTGCATTGCTCGGGGCGACCCCGGTGTTCGTCGATGTTGACCCGGTGACATTCAACATTGATCCCGATGCCCTGCGTCGGTCCATCCGTGACTTCAAGGAAAACAATGCTGAGTTGACTCCAAAAGGTATCATTGCTGTTGATCTGTTTGGTCAGCCCGCTGATTACGACCGCATTGAACCGCTGGCACAGAATAACGGTATGTTCCTCATTGTGGATGCAGCCCAGTCTTTTGGTGCCACATACAAGGGTAAGCCGGTTTGCTCTCTGGGTGATATGGCATGCACATCCTTCTTCCCCGCAAAGCCGCTTGGCTGCTACGGAGACGGCGGTATGGTTTTTGCGCAGAATGATGAGTTGCATAAACTGTTAGTTTCTATCCGTGTGCATGGAATGGGAGAAGATCGCTATGAAAATGTCCGACTGGGCATCAATGGCCGCCTTGATTCCATGCAGGCCGCAGTTCTCTTGGCTAAGTTTGAAATCTTCCCGGATGAGATCGAGAAGCGTCAGGCTGCTGCCGGGAGATATAATGAACTGCTGGATGGCATTGATGGCGTGACCGTGCCCACTGTTCCTGAGGGCAATACCTCTGTATGGGCGCAGTACTCGCTGTTGGCCCGTGATACCGAGCACCGTGAGGAACTCATGGGCAAGCTCAAGGAAGTCAATATCCCATCAGTAATTTACTATCCGAAGCCGCTGCACCTGCAGAAGGCGTTCGCGAATCTTGGTTATTCTGAGGGAGATCTTCCCGTATGCGAGAATCTCGCTTCGCGTATCTTCAGCCTGCCCATGCATCCGTACTTGGAAGCAGAGGATCAGGAGACCATTGCCAAGGTGCTCAAGGGGTAA
- a CDS encoding peptidylprolyl isomerase: MIKMETSMGDITIELDFDKAPKSAANFQQYVEEGFYDGLIFHRVINGFMVQGGGMDENMKEKQTREPIENEANNGLKNDCYTLAMARTMDPHSASSQFFINVKDNGFLNFTAETPQGWGYAVFGKVVEGTEIVDEIKGVATGRNGFHDDVPVEPVFINKAYVIED; this comes from the coding sequence ATGATCAAAATGGAAACCAGCATGGGTGACATCACCATCGAACTGGATTTTGACAAGGCCCCCAAGTCTGCTGCGAACTTCCAGCAGTACGTTGAAGAGGGCTTTTACGATGGGCTCATCTTCCACCGTGTAATCAACGGATTCATGGTCCAGGGCGGTGGTATGGATGAGAACATGAAGGAAAAGCAGACCCGTGAGCCCATCGAGAACGAGGCTAACAATGGTCTGAAGAACGATTGTTACACTTTGGCCATGGCTCGCACCATGGATCCGCATTCCGCTTCTTCTCAGTTCTTTATCAACGTCAAGGACAACGGTTTTCTGAACTTCACCGCTGAAACTCCTCAGGGTTGGGGCTACGCCGTCTTCGGTAAGGTCGTTGAAGGCACCGAGATCGTCGATGAGATCAAGGGCGTTGCAACCGGTCGTAACGGCTTCCATGATGATGTTCCGGTTGAGCCGGTCTTCATCAACAAAGCCTACGTCATCGAAGACTAA